The following coding sequences are from one Lolium rigidum isolate FL_2022 chromosome 6, APGP_CSIRO_Lrig_0.1, whole genome shotgun sequence window:
- the LOC124662425 gene encoding putative disease resistance protein RGA3 translates to MAAILESLLGSCATKLQNIISTEAILILGVEKELAEVLRQVEIIRCCIYDAEKRRTKELVVKNWLGQLRDAIYDVDEILDVARCKGSKLVPDHLSSSSSKSTAFKGLSVSSFFCNIGSRRDVAVRIRSLNKKIEKILKDTIFLTFNGSTQPIENGRKSKLIRSSNLVEPNLVGKEITHSCRKLVDLVLERKENKSYKLAIVGTGGVGKTTLAQKIYNDQKIKGSFELQAWICVSQDYNEVTLLKEVLRNIGVYHEQGESIAELQRKLAEKIEGKSFFLVLDDVWRSNVWSDLLRPPLHAAAAGVILVTTRDDQIAMRIGTQHTHKVDLMSEEVGWELLWKSMNIDEEKEVQTLRNTGIKIVHKCGRLPLAIKVTAGALASRDLTENEWKKFLGKYAGSQSMLSDEIEGALYLSYDELPHRLKQCFLYCALYTEDSIIHRGVITKLWIAEGFVEEQQGQLLEEIAEEYYYELIHRNLLHPDNTFFELTECKMHDILRQLALNLSREECFIGDVETLRGENISKLRRVTAVTEKDKLVFPTMDKVEVKVRTFITVPGPRRIEDTLFKRFLLLRVLVLNYSLVQSIPHYIGKLIHLRLLNLDYTGISYIPESIGSLKNLQVLNLKGCHALHSLPSAVTQLCSLRSLNLISTEINQVPKGIGKLKFLTELHGFPVGDGRDNGNSLHGWKLDELSSLPQIRFLRLAKLERAAHNSTNAVLKDKNHLKELVLSWTEHGEGSYSEEDVSNTEDVIEQLIPPSNLENLAINRFFGRRYPTWFGTTSLSSLIHLHLKDFKLCVDLPPIGQLPNLKFLKIERVYAVTKVGPEFVGCRKGDPVCNELVAFPKLEWLVIKDMPNWEEWSFFDNEEAVAAADGGGGDVPVEILEEDAQSARLQMLPRLVVLGLYNCPKLRALPRQLGEDTTSLKKLKLIGTSNLKDVENFPLLSELIIKNCECLERISNLPQVSELRVHGCLNLSYIEGLGSLRQLWLGGDMQEISSRLVPGLQKQHQRLHGEDLDVYTLSTS, encoded by the coding sequence ATGGCAGCCATACTAGAATCTTTGCTTGGATCATGTGCCACAAAGTTGCAAAATATCATTAGTACTGAGGCCATACTAATCCTAGGGGTGGAAAAAGAGCTTGCAGAAGTGTTGCGTCAAGTGGAAATCATACGGTGTTGCATATATGATGCTGAGAAAAGGAGGACAAAAGAGCTAGTAGTAAAAAATTGGCTTGGTCAACTGAGAGATGCTATCTATGATGTTGATGAAATCTTGGACGTGGCTAGATGTAAAGGAAGTAAGCTAGTGCCtgaccatctttcatcatcatcaagcaaaTCAACCGCATTTAAAGGCCTTTCAGTTTCCTCTTTCTTTTGTAACATCGGGTCACGTCGTGATGTTGCTGTTCGGATTAGAAGCCTCAACAAAAAGATAGAGAAAATCTTAAAGGACACAATATTTTTAACATTCAACGGTAGTACACAACCTATTGAAAATGGCCGAAAATCCAAACTAATAAGAAGTTCCAACCTTGTTGAACCCAACCTAGTGGGAAAGGAGATCACACATTCTTGCAGGAAGTTGGTGGACTTAGTGCTTGAACGTAAGGAAAATAAGTCTTACAAGCTCGCTATTGTTGGAACCGGAGGAGTTGGTAAGACAACACTAGCTCAGAAAATATACAATgaccaaaaaataaaaggaaGCTTCGAGCTACAGGCATGGATTTGTGTTTCACAAGACTACAATGAAGTAACTCTTCTGAAAGAGGTTCTACGAAATATTGGTGTGTATCATGAGCAAGGTGAAAGCATAGCAGAGCTGCAGAGAAAACTTGCAGAAAAAATTGAAGGAAAGAGTTTCTTTCTGGTTTTAGATGATGTGTGGCGTTCCAATGTATGGTCCGATTTATTAAGACCTCCATTACACGCAGCAGCGGCAGGCGTAATATTAGTAACCACACGAGATGATCAAATTGCAATGAGAATAGGCACACAACATACCCATAAAGTTGATCTCATGTCAGAAGAGGTGGGATGGGAGCTACTTTGGAAGAGCATGAACATTGACGAAGAGAAAGAGGTGCAAACTTTAAGGAACACAGGGATTAAGATTGTTCATAAATGTGGTCGCCTCCCTCTCGCAATAAAGGTTACCGCTGGTGCTTTGGCAAGCAGAGATCTAACGGAGAATGAGTGGAAAAAGTTTTTGGGCAAATATGCAGGCTCCCAGAGCATGCTCTCTGATGAAATAGAAGGAGCTCTGTATTTAAGCTATGATGAGTTACCGCATCGTTTGAAGCAGTGTTTCCTTTATTGTGCTCTGTATACTGAAGATTCTATCATTCACCGTGGTGTAATTACCAAGCTATGGATCGCCGAAGGCTTCGTGGAGGAGCAACAAGGCCAACTACTAGAAGAAATTGCAGAAGAGTACTACTATGAGCTAATCCATCGGAATCTTCTCCATCCAGACAACACATTTTTTGAGCTGACTGAATGCAAAATGCATGACATCTTAAGACAGCTTGCATTAAATCTATCAAGAGAAGAATGTTTCATTGGAGATGTTGAAACATTAAGGGGTGAAAATATATCTAAACTGCGGCGTGTTACTGCTGTCACAGAGAAGGATAAATTAGTATTTCCTACCATGGATAAGGTTGAAGTTAAGGTGAGGACTTTCATAACTGTTCCTGGTCCACGGAGAATTGAGGATACATTGTTCAAGAGATTTCTTCTTCTTCGTGTTTTGGTATTGAATTACTCACTTGTACAAAGCATACCACATTACATAGGAAAACTGATACATCTACGACTACTGAATCTAGATTATACTGGCATATCGTATATTCCGGAATCCATTGGCTCCCTAAAAAATCTTCAAGTATTGAACTTAAAAGGTTGTCATGCTTTGCATAGTCTTCCTTCAGCGGTGACCCAGTTGTGCAGTTTAAGATCTCTTAATCTTATTAGTACAGAAATAAATCAGGTTCCAAAAGGGATAGGAAAACTGAAGTTCCTCACTGAATTACATGGATTTCCTGTTGGTGATGGACGTGATAATGGTAATTCCCTTCATGGATGGAAGTTGGACGAGTTGTCTTCCTTGCCACAAATAAGATTTCTCCGTCTGGCTAAATTAGAAAGAGCGGCTCATAATAGTACAAATGCAGTACTGAAAGACAAAAATCATCTAAAAGAACTAGTACTATCGTGGACTGAGCATGGAGAGGGATCATATTCAGAAGAAGATGTTAGCAATACTGAGGATGTCATTGAGCAGCTAATTCCTCCGAGCAATCTGGAAAACCTAGCTATTAATCGATTCTTTGGTCGGCGGTATCCCACCTGGTTTGGCACCACCTCTTTGTCTTCATTAATACACTTGCACCTGAAAGATTTCAAATTATGTGTGGATCTTCCGCCAATTGGGCAGCTACCCAACTTGAAATTTCTGAAAATTGAGAGAGTGTATGCTGTTACCAAGGTTGGACCTGAATTTGTGGGCTGCAGAAAGGGTGATCCCGTATGCAATGAGTTGGTTGCTTTCCCTAAACTTGAATGGTTGGTCATCAAGGATATGCCAAACTGGGAGGAGTGGTCCTTTTTTGATAATGAAGAAGCAGTTGCTGCTGCTGATGGAGGGGGAGGGGATGTACCTGTTGAGATCCTAGAAGAGGATGCCCAATCTGCAAGACTGCAAATGTTGCCTCGTCTGGTGGTGTTGGGACTCTACAATTGCCCGAAGCTGAGAGCTCTACCGCGACAGCTTGGGGAGGATACCACCAgcttgaagaagctcaaattaatTGGGACAAGTAACTTGAAGGACGTGGAGAATTTCCCACTGCTCTCCGAGCTCATTATTAAGAACTGTGAATGCCTTGAGAGGATCTCCAACCTCCCTCAAGTGTCAGAACTGCGTGTACATGGTTGTCTAAACTTGAGCTATATAGAAGGGTTGGGAAGTTTGCGGCAACTATGGCTGGGTGGGGATATGCAAGAGATCTCTTCTCGCTTGGTGCCTGGGCTTCAAAAGCAGCACCAGCGACTTCATGGCGAAGACCTGGATGTCTACACGCTGTCTACCAGTTAG
- the LOC124667001 gene encoding uncharacterized protein LOC124667001 has translation MDARPRPSCGRRVTAKKRPRPADVSSNSARKLQRREVAAFPARNFAARSTRERFRNIQLQEEFDTYDPKENRSLLPFLSKRSEIIEIVGARDIIFALSQLGVCAAFSRVTNQRICFLNGSPDEVIRSLFYNKNNDSLITVSVYGSENFSALRCRTTRIEYIRRGKPDGGYPLFETESLKWPGFVEFDDVNGKVLTYSAQDSTYKVFDLKNYTLLYTISDKDVQEIKISPGIMLLIYSRKRGYIPLEILSIEDGKRLKSFRHLLHRNKKVDFIEQFNEKLLVKQDGENLQILDVRNFKTTEVSSSEFVTPSAFIFLYEMQLFLTFRNRSVSVWNFRGELVTSFEDHLLWHPDCNTNSIYITSNQDLIISYCKADPDDPSSQDNACSINISEILTGKCVAKIKAGNLCKQKKSSNFQCTPSEALSDITSLYYDEEREEIYTGNQQGLVHVWSN, from the exons ATGGACGCGAGGCCTCGGCCGTCCTGCGGGCGTAGGGTGACGGCCAAGAAGCGGCCGAGGCCGGCGGATGTGTCCTCCAACAGCGCGCGGAAGCTGCAGCGGCGGGAGGTTGCGGCGTTTCCCGCGCGCAACTTCGCCGCGAGAAGCACGCGGGAGCGGTTCCGCAATATCCAGCTCCAG gaAGAGTTTGATACCTATGATCCGAAGGAGAATAGGTCACTCCTACCTTTCTTGAGTAAGCGGTCTGAAATTATCGAGATAGTTGGAGCCCGTGATATTATATTTGCTTTATCACAGTTGGGAGTCTGTGCTGCGTTCAGTAGAG TGACGAACCAGCGGATTTGCTTTCTAAATGGAAGTCCAGATGAAGTCATCCGCAGTTTGTTTTATAACAAGAATAATGACTCGCTTATAACTGTATCAGTTTATGGCTCTGAAAATTTCAGTGCCTTAAGATGCAGGACAACTCGAATTGA GTATATACGCCGTGGAAAGCCAGATGGTGGTTACCCTCTTTTTGAGACAGAATCGTTGAAGTGGCCAGGTTTCGTGGAGTTTGATGATGTGAACGGAAAGGTGTTGACTTACTCTGCACAAGACAG TACTTATAAGGTGTTTGATTTGAAGAACTACACACTGCTGTACACGATATCTGATAAAGATGTTCAAGAGATAAAAATCAG CCCTGGTATAATGCTATTGATCTACTCTAGAAAAAGGGGATATATTCCTCTTGAGATTCTTTCTATTGAGGATGGGAAGCGGTTGAAGTCATTCAGACATCTTCTTCACCGCAATAAGAAGGTTGATTTCATCGAGCAATTCAATGAAAAACTTCTAGTGAAACAGGACGGAGAGAACCTTCAAATTCTTGAT GTAAGAAATTTTAAGACAACAGAAGTGAGCAGCAGTGAGTTTGTGACTCCGTCAGCTTTTATTTTTCTATACGAGATGCAGCTGTTCCTGACATTCCGCAATCGGTCAGTATCTGTTTGGAATTTCCGTGGTGAACTGGTGACATCCTTTGAGGACCATTTGTTGTGGCATCCCGATTGCAATACAAACAGTATTTACATAACTAGCAACCAAGACCTTATTATATCTTATTGCAAAGCTGACCCGGATGATCCATCTTCACAGGACAATG CTTGTTCGATAAACATCAGCGAGATATTGACCGGAAAATGTGTGGCCAAGATAAAGGCCGGGAACCTCTGCAAACAAAAGAAGTCATCAAACTTCCAGTGCACGCCGTCAGAGGCCCTTTCAGACATCACATCCCTGTACTACGATGAAGAGCGCGAAGAGATCTACACCGGCAACCAACAAGGCCTTGTCCATGTGTGGTCAAATTAG